Proteins encoded within one genomic window of Desulfomonilaceae bacterium:
- a CDS encoding sigma 54-interacting transcriptional regulator, which produces MNAKHVHRKSMTPTEAILESISDGVFTVDLDWRITSFNRAAEEITGVSREEAMSHLCSEVFRCSMCGADCALQQTVKTGKPIIGKSGYIIKADGSRKPISVSTAVLRDDNGRLIGGAETFRDLSELEALRRELQGKFQVGDFASRSPVMQRVLEALPAIAASPSTVLILGETGTGKELVARTIHGLSPRRNGPFIAVNCGALPDTLLESELFGYKAGAFTGATKDKPGRFAIAKKGTILLDEIGEISPALQVKLLRVLQDRTYEPLGATRSEIADSRIVVATNRDLGEQMRKGMFREDLYYRINVVRVELPPLRKRKEDIPLLVTQFIERFNRLQVKFVTGITTEALSLLMAHDWPGNIRELENVIERCFIMCNDGLIGVGHLPDDLTAHDPSKSAPSELRSAHDFVDIQAIQTALERNGYNRLAAAKELHIHKTTLFRRIKKLGIVLPELDGRKGKAPSQ; this is translated from the coding sequence ATGAACGCGAAACACGTCCATAGGAAATCTATGACACCGACAGAGGCCATACTGGAGAGCATCTCAGATGGGGTGTTCACAGTTGATCTCGATTGGCGAATTACGTCGTTTAACCGGGCTGCCGAGGAAATAACAGGTGTTTCGCGAGAAGAAGCGATGAGTCATCTTTGCTCGGAGGTTTTCCGGTGCAGTATGTGCGGCGCTGACTGCGCCCTTCAGCAGACCGTGAAAACCGGCAAGCCCATCATCGGAAAGTCGGGATACATAATCAAGGCTGATGGCTCACGCAAACCTATCAGTGTTTCAACCGCCGTTTTACGGGATGACAATGGTCGGCTAATAGGTGGCGCCGAAACGTTCCGTGACCTGAGCGAACTCGAAGCTTTACGCCGTGAACTGCAAGGAAAATTTCAAGTGGGCGATTTTGCAAGCCGAAGCCCAGTGATGCAGAGAGTATTGGAAGCTCTGCCTGCCATTGCCGCTAGCCCAAGCACGGTTTTGATTCTCGGAGAGACAGGCACAGGAAAGGAACTGGTAGCCCGTACGATTCATGGCCTGAGCCCACGACGAAACGGTCCGTTCATCGCTGTCAACTGTGGGGCTTTGCCGGACACATTATTGGAATCAGAACTATTTGGCTACAAAGCGGGGGCCTTTACCGGGGCTACGAAAGATAAACCTGGGCGCTTCGCTATTGCCAAGAAGGGGACTATTTTACTGGACGAAATAGGCGAGATTAGTCCGGCCCTTCAGGTGAAGCTCCTGCGAGTGCTTCAGGATCGGACATACGAGCCGCTGGGGGCTACAAGGTCTGAGATCGCCGATTCCAGGATCGTTGTCGCCACCAATAGAGACCTAGGGGAACAGATGCGCAAGGGCATGTTTCGGGAGGACCTTTACTACCGGATCAATGTAGTCCGCGTTGAACTGCCACCCTTGAGAAAGCGCAAAGAAGACATCCCTCTTTTGGTGACCCAATTCATAGAGCGTTTCAACCGCCTTCAAGTCAAATTCGTTACGGGGATTACGACAGAGGCGCTTTCTTTGCTGATGGCTCACGACTGGCCCGGAAACATCAGAGAACTGGAAAACGTCATCGAGCGGTGCTTCATAATGTGTAACGATGGCCTAATAGGGGTTGGCCATTTGCCTGATGATTTGACGGCGCACGACCCATCAAAAAGCGCGCCATCGGAATTACGATCGGCACATGATTTTGTGGATATCCAAGCCATACAGACGGCCTTGGAACGTAATGGTTATAACCGGTTGGCTGCGGCAAAAGAACTTCATATTCACAAAACCACCCTTTTCCGCCGAATAAAGAAATTGGGCATCGTTCTGCCGGAGTTGGATGGTCGCAAAGGGAAAGCGCCATCTCAGTAG
- a CDS encoding hydrogenase small subunit, whose product MDNHVDLNERLALKGVSRRDFMKFCGLMATVLGLPMSFAPRIAEAMQKKRPTVVWMHFAECTGCTESFIRTTYPWAADIILDVIDLAYHETIMAAAGDQAEEILEKTVKDQKGKYLCICEGAIPTKDQGVYGKVHGKTFLDVANHVCKDALATICVGACACDGGVQAAKPNPTEAKSVGAATGIKTVNIAGCPPNADNMVATIVHYLLLGKLPALDDKGRPLFAYGYLIHDNCPRRGHFENKEFVKQFGDEGAAKGWCLYEVGCAGPETYNNCPIIQWNQGTNWPIRAGHPCIGCSEPGFWDNMSPFYVQK is encoded by the coding sequence ATGGACAATCATGTCGATTTGAACGAAAGGTTGGCTTTAAAGGGCGTTTCGCGCCGCGACTTTATGAAGTTCTGCGGTTTGATGGCGACTGTCCTTGGCCTGCCAATGTCTTTCGCTCCGCGAATTGCCGAGGCCATGCAGAAGAAGAGACCTACTGTGGTTTGGATGCACTTCGCAGAGTGTACCGGGTGCACTGAGTCGTTCATCAGGACGACCTATCCGTGGGCTGCAGACATTATTCTGGACGTAATAGACTTGGCGTACCATGAGACTATCATGGCAGCGGCCGGAGACCAGGCCGAAGAAATTCTTGAAAAAACTGTTAAGGACCAGAAAGGCAAATACTTATGTATTTGTGAGGGCGCGATACCTACCAAAGACCAGGGTGTTTACGGGAAGGTTCATGGTAAGACATTCCTCGATGTTGCCAACCATGTGTGTAAAGATGCTCTGGCTACAATCTGTGTAGGCGCTTGCGCGTGTGATGGTGGGGTCCAGGCAGCCAAACCCAACCCGACCGAAGCCAAGAGCGTCGGCGCTGCCACCGGCATTAAAACAGTCAATATTGCTGGTTGTCCTCCTAACGCCGACAATATGGTCGCCACGATTGTACATTATCTGTTACTCGGTAAGCTCCCTGCATTGGATGACAAGGGCAGGCCGCTGTTTGCTTATGGTTATCTGATCCATGATAACTGTCCGAGAAGGGGTCACTTCGAGAACAAAGAATTCGTTAAGCAGTTTGGAGACGAGGGCGCAGCCAAAGGATGGTGCCTGTATGAAGTTGGATGCGCAGGGCCGGAAACCTACAACAACTGTCCAATAATACAATGGAATCAGGGAACTAACTGGCCGATCCGCGCAGGTCACCCGTGCATCGGTTGCAGTGAGCCCGGTTTCTGGGACAACATGAGCCCGTTCTATGTCCAGAAATAA
- a CDS encoding sulfurtransferase TusA family protein: MDRLDMERLRVAKVIDARWAPCPGPLLEAKEGIGHLRTGEVIEIQTVDPGAPGDISAWAGNVGHEFLGLLHSDGYDRIFVKKRHVEKTIISPRLVSRQTTGGSDDRNC, translated from the coding sequence ATGGACAGACTAGACATGGAAAGGCTGAGAGTGGCGAAAGTGATTGACGCGCGCTGGGCCCCATGCCCTGGCCCGCTATTGGAAGCCAAGGAAGGAATCGGCCATTTGAGAACGGGAGAGGTAATTGAGATCCAAACCGTCGATCCTGGCGCTCCCGGCGATATTTCAGCTTGGGCCGGCAACGTCGGACATGAGTTCCTTGGATTACTTCATTCGGACGGATATGACCGAATCTTCGTGAAAAAAAGGCACGTTGAAAAAACAATCATTTCGCCTCGGCTAGTGTCGAGACAGACAACAGGAGGATCTGATGATCGGAACTGCTAG
- a CDS encoding methylenetetrahydrofolate reductase C-terminal domain-containing protein, whose translation MIGTARKPEAEILETLGKYHKIIVTGCNGCAKVCKTGGEAQVASMAEELRKHGKEIVLEVTPERTCYINHTLTSFEGKEKQLKESEAIVVLGCGGALQVVRQATEELGLTIPVKIALDSVGHMDTVIAGTLAIEQCQECGECVLNETGGICPVTKCAKSLLNGPCGGAENGKCEVDRDRDCAWILIYNRLAALGELDSISTYKEPKDYAKFNKPRSLRLA comes from the coding sequence ATGATCGGAACTGCTAGAAAACCAGAAGCGGAGATTCTGGAAACGCTAGGCAAATACCACAAGATTATCGTTACCGGTTGCAACGGATGCGCAAAGGTCTGTAAAACGGGCGGCGAAGCTCAGGTTGCTTCCATGGCAGAAGAACTCCGCAAACACGGAAAAGAAATCGTCCTTGAGGTCACTCCGGAACGTACATGTTACATCAATCACACGTTGACGTCTTTTGAAGGGAAGGAGAAGCAACTCAAGGAAAGTGAGGCAATTGTCGTCCTCGGCTGCGGGGGCGCGTTGCAAGTTGTGCGGCAAGCTACGGAAGAACTAGGATTGACCATCCCGGTGAAAATAGCGCTCGACTCTGTTGGACACATGGATACTGTCATAGCGGGAACCCTGGCTATTGAGCAGTGTCAGGAGTGCGGGGAGTGCGTACTGAACGAAACGGGAGGTATTTGCCCAGTCACCAAGTGTGCGAAAAGTCTCCTCAACGGTCCTTGCGGCGGAGCGGAAAATGGCAAATGTGAAGTGGATCGAGATCGCGACTGCGCATGGATACTGATTTATAACCGGCTAGCCGCTCTGGGCGAACTGGACTCTATTTCCACCTACAAAGAGCCAAAAGACTATGCGAAATTCAACAAGCCGCGGTCTTTAAGACTAGCCTGA
- a CDS encoding DUF5320 domain-containing protein: MPRGDGTGPQGLGSMTGRGAGYCAGSGGMPGNANAALGRGFGAGFGRGLGFRGTGFGYGGPGYRCRFFATGLPVWNRFRAYSRPGQGADPEFEKQALKNQADILQSELDLIKTRLADLDNPGSMG; encoded by the coding sequence ATGCCACGAGGAGATGGCACCGGCCCACAGGGATTGGGATCAATGACCGGACGAGGCGCCGGATACTGCGCCGGGTCAGGAGGAATGCCTGGGAATGCGAACGCTGCCCTCGGACGAGGATTTGGAGCAGGTTTCGGACGAGGCCTAGGTTTTCGAGGAACTGGATTTGGTTACGGGGGTCCGGGATATCGCTGCAGATTTTTCGCTACCGGCCTGCCAGTTTGGAACAGATTCAGGGCTTACTCCAGACCTGGTCAGGGAGCTGATCCGGAGTTCGAGAAACAGGCGCTAAAAAACCAGGCGGACATTTTACAGTCTGAACTGGACTTAATCAAAACTCGTCTAGCTGACTTGGATAATCCTGGCTCAATGGGATAG
- a CDS encoding radical SAM protein has product MKQSQFHHVYGPVPSMRLGRSLGVDLVPFKTCSYDCVYCQLGKTSNKTVERRDYVGIENVLEELERKLNFISAFPDYISLAGSGEPTLNKAIGLLIRRIKQLTEIPVAVLTNGSLLWMPETQEALMDADLVLPSLDAGSETAFCYVNRPHPGISFERMVQGIAEFGRMFSGSVWLEVFLIGGVTGIPSEVKKIAALVKQINPSLTQLNTVSRPPAEEFAYAVDAKRMDEFKKQLPGTVELIIEKSQRKPLTPQRYETANSDILGLLSRRPCTMRGVSAGLGMNPGEAAKRLESLNRQGDIRIVRSGDRIFYQKVGCQ; this is encoded by the coding sequence ATGAAGCAAAGTCAATTTCATCACGTTTATGGCCCTGTTCCCTCGATGCGTTTGGGACGGTCATTGGGAGTCGATCTTGTGCCATTCAAAACATGCTCTTATGATTGTGTTTACTGCCAGCTCGGGAAGACTTCAAACAAGACCGTTGAAAGGCGGGATTACGTAGGGATCGAAAATGTGCTTGAGGAACTGGAAAGAAAACTCAATTTTATCAGCGCCTTTCCTGATTATATAAGTTTGGCCGGTTCCGGGGAACCGACATTGAACAAGGCTATTGGTCTCTTGATACGCAGGATCAAGCAATTAACTGAAATCCCCGTTGCCGTGCTCACCAACGGTTCTCTCTTGTGGATGCCAGAGACGCAGGAAGCTCTGATGGATGCGGACCTTGTCCTCCCATCGTTGGACGCCGGCAGCGAGACTGCATTTTGTTATGTCAACCGTCCGCACCCAGGCATTTCATTTGAAAGAATGGTCCAAGGTATCGCAGAGTTTGGACGGATGTTTTCAGGGTCTGTATGGCTTGAGGTGTTTCTCATAGGTGGGGTTACTGGTATTCCTTCGGAGGTGAAAAAGATCGCGGCTCTGGTAAAGCAAATCAACCCGAGTTTGACTCAATTGAACACGGTTTCTCGTCCACCGGCGGAAGAGTTCGCGTATGCTGTAGACGCCAAGAGGATGGATGAATTCAAAAAGCAGTTACCAGGAACCGTAGAGTTGATTATAGAGAAGAGTCAGCGAAAACCGCTAACACCACAGCGATACGAAACCGCTAACTCGGACATTCTGGGTTTGCTGAGCAGGCGTCCCTGCACTATGCGAGGTGTTTCGGCAGGACTGGGGATGAACCCTGGTGAAGCAGCTAAACGGCTTGAAAGTCTTAATCGTCAGGGAGATATAAGAATCGTTCGTAGCGGCGACAGAATTTTCTATCAAAAAGTGGGCTGCCAATAA
- the hemL gene encoding glutamate-1-semialdehyde 2,1-aminomutase: MTRSNSISEELYARAIKRIPGGVNSPVRAFRSVGLKPRFIKSGKGCKIVDEDGNTYIDYVCSWGPLILGHAHPEILEALASTMSEGTSFGAPTRREVEMAELIADLVPSIEMVRLVSSGTEATMSAIRLARGYTAREKIIKFSGCYHGHSDALLAKAGSGVATFSIPDSLGAPKALVEQTIVLPYNDLESARKCFELLPNDIAAVIVEPVAGNMGVVVPKIGFLEGLRKLCSGYGSLLIFDEVISGFRVAIGGAQELYGVHPDLTCLGKIIGGGLPVGAFGGPRDIMEFLAPVGGVYQAGTLSGNPLAVAAGLTTLKILKRDNPYPVLEQRSEQLAKGLERIFSEKGEKHIINRVGSLLSIFFGIDSVSNYEEAMNANKSKFTAFFSKMLDQGIYPAPSAFEAWFLSVAHADSDIDYTLECAEKSV, from the coding sequence TTGACGAGAAGCAATTCAATTTCCGAAGAACTATATGCCAGGGCCATTAAACGGATTCCCGGGGGAGTGAATTCACCCGTTAGAGCTTTTCGCTCTGTGGGATTGAAGCCCCGTTTCATAAAATCCGGTAAAGGATGTAAGATTGTTGACGAAGATGGAAATACCTACATTGACTATGTTTGTTCATGGGGTCCACTGATCTTGGGGCATGCCCATCCCGAAATTCTCGAGGCGCTTGCTTCAACAATGAGCGAAGGAACGTCGTTTGGGGCTCCAACGAGACGCGAAGTAGAGATGGCTGAACTAATAGCGGATCTAGTGCCTTCGATTGAAATGGTCAGGCTGGTTAGTTCCGGGACAGAAGCCACCATGAGCGCCATTCGTCTTGCCAGAGGGTACACGGCCAGGGAGAAGATAATTAAATTTTCAGGTTGCTACCATGGCCACAGCGACGCGCTTTTGGCCAAGGCTGGTTCCGGGGTAGCCACGTTCTCAATTCCTGATTCTCTGGGCGCTCCCAAAGCCCTCGTTGAACAGACGATAGTCCTTCCCTATAATGACCTGGAATCAGCGAGAAAATGTTTTGAATTATTGCCAAATGATATAGCCGCAGTAATCGTTGAGCCTGTTGCAGGAAACATGGGCGTGGTGGTTCCCAAAATTGGGTTCTTGGAAGGCCTCCGCAAGTTGTGTTCCGGATATGGATCGCTTCTGATTTTTGACGAGGTAATAAGTGGATTTAGGGTCGCCATAGGAGGCGCTCAGGAGCTGTATGGAGTCCATCCTGATTTGACTTGTCTAGGAAAAATAATCGGAGGGGGCCTGCCTGTTGGGGCGTTTGGAGGACCTCGAGATATAATGGAGTTCCTGGCTCCTGTCGGCGGCGTCTACCAGGCTGGAACCCTCTCAGGAAATCCGTTGGCCGTAGCCGCCGGGCTGACCACGTTGAAAATTCTAAAAAGAGACAACCCATATCCAGTACTCGAACAGAGATCCGAACAACTGGCCAAAGGTTTGGAAAGAATATTCTCTGAAAAGGGCGAGAAACACATAATCAACAGAGTGGGCTCATTGTTATCGATATTTTTCGGAATTGATTCTGTCAGCAACTATGAAGAGGCAATGAATGCGAACAAATCGAAGTTCACCGCGTTTTTCTCTAAAATGCTCGATCAGGGGATTTATCCGGCTCCCTCAGCTTTTGAGGCGTGGTTTCTGAGTGTCGCCCACGCGGATTCTGACATTGATTATACGCTAGAATGTGCGGAAAAAAGCGTTTGA
- a CDS encoding AsnC family transcriptional regulator, with product MSSIKLDPIDKGILVTLQSDLVAIPEPYAAMAESLGVSEEEVIGRIERLIKSGIIRRIGAMIRHIEAGINFNGMVVWKVSPDRVEEIGTMFSSIPEVTHCYERPSFGSKGGNLFTMIHSSSREQCLSTIEEMAGTAGITEYEILFSERELKKVSMTYFED from the coding sequence ATGTCTAGTATTAAGCTTGACCCGATTGACAAGGGTATTCTTGTAACCCTACAAAGTGACCTTGTAGCAATACCCGAGCCGTACGCCGCTATGGCCGAGAGTCTGGGTGTTTCCGAAGAAGAAGTGATAGGAAGAATTGAACGCTTGATAAAATCGGGAATTATTCGCAGAATTGGCGCTATGATCAGACACATCGAAGCAGGGATAAATTTCAACGGTATGGTCGTATGGAAGGTTTCTCCAGACCGAGTTGAAGAGATTGGGACCATGTTTTCTAGTATTCCTGAAGTGACGCATTGTTACGAGAGGCCATCATTCGGCTCCAAGGGAGGGAACCTTTTTACAATGATACACTCGTCCTCACGAGAGCAGTGCCTGTCTACGATCGAAGAAATGGCCGGAACGGCGGGAATTACTGAATACGAAATTCTTTTCAGCGAACGCGAATTGAAAAAAGTCAGCATGACCTATTTTGAAGATTGA
- a CDS encoding nickel-dependent hydrogenase large subunit, with protein MARVVVDPIPRIEGHLRIEVEVENGKVKDAWSSGTLFRGLEIILQGRDPRDAHLLTQRSCGVCTLVHSLASVRAVEDALKIKIPPNARLVRNLTHAAQNMHDHPVHFYQLCALDWVDVVSALSADPGKTADLSNAVSGRPQSKKYYEGLKGKLKAFVDSGQLGPFANAYWGHPAYKLPAEANLMAVGHYLDNLRQQVHAAQMTAIWGAKNPHLQGHLPGGVTVVGQLDADRIAHYLYMLKEQIAFIEDVYIPDVLAVASFYKDWTKIGGNKNFLAYGDFPESDKEPESFYFPRGMIVDGQLKSLPVDPTKITEDVTRAWYENGAPLYPAVGVTKPLSGDALKGAVPDTNSKDGKYTWMKAPRYDGKVMEVGPLAQCLVSYVGGNKEIKETTDMVMKKLGIGPEALMSTLGRIGARGIKCLVNAKAAEKWTMELIENIKNGDTRTFTDYKLDETVNGQGMGLNDVARGSLGHWINIEKGKIKNYQQVVPSTWNLGPRDAKGQKSAVENALIGTPVADPKKPLEVLRTVHSFDPCIACAVHVIDPKTNEIYKFKVS; from the coding sequence ATGGCACGAGTCGTCGTTGACCCAATTCCGAGAATCGAGGGTCACCTACGCATAGAAGTTGAAGTGGAGAATGGTAAGGTCAAGGACGCCTGGAGCAGCGGGACGCTATTCCGGGGACTTGAGATCATTCTTCAGGGACGCGATCCCCGTGACGCCCACCTGCTTACCCAAAGATCATGTGGCGTGTGTACTCTTGTGCACTCTCTCGCGTCAGTCAGAGCAGTTGAAGACGCTCTAAAAATCAAAATCCCACCCAACGCCAGACTAGTCCGAAATCTAACGCATGCCGCTCAAAATATGCACGACCATCCGGTGCACTTCTATCAGTTGTGCGCCCTTGACTGGGTTGACGTGGTTTCAGCGTTATCGGCAGATCCAGGAAAAACTGCCGACTTGTCAAACGCTGTAAGCGGGAGACCACAGTCCAAGAAGTATTATGAAGGCTTGAAAGGCAAATTAAAGGCGTTTGTTGATTCGGGCCAACTGGGACCGTTCGCCAACGCGTACTGGGGTCACCCCGCATACAAGCTACCGGCGGAAGCCAACTTGATGGCGGTTGGTCACTATTTGGATAACCTCAGACAGCAGGTCCACGCAGCTCAGATGACCGCTATCTGGGGCGCAAAGAACCCGCACCTCCAGGGTCATCTACCTGGTGGAGTCACTGTTGTTGGACAACTCGACGCTGACCGCATCGCCCATTATCTATACATGCTGAAAGAACAGATCGCGTTTATAGAGGACGTATACATCCCCGATGTGCTGGCGGTAGCCTCTTTCTACAAGGATTGGACAAAAATCGGCGGGAACAAAAACTTCTTGGCTTATGGCGATTTCCCAGAGAGCGATAAAGAACCTGAGAGCTTCTACTTCCCACGTGGCATGATAGTGGATGGTCAGCTCAAGTCTCTGCCGGTTGATCCGACCAAGATAACCGAAGATGTGACCAGGGCGTGGTATGAAAATGGCGCCCCGCTCTATCCCGCTGTAGGGGTTACCAAACCTCTTTCCGGAGATGCGCTCAAAGGAGCGGTTCCTGACACCAACTCCAAGGACGGAAAATATACCTGGATGAAGGCCCCCAGATATGACGGTAAAGTCATGGAGGTAGGTCCGTTGGCCCAGTGCCTCGTTTCTTATGTGGGCGGCAACAAGGAAATCAAAGAAACAACCGACATGGTTATGAAGAAGCTTGGAATAGGGCCGGAAGCTTTGATGTCTACCCTAGGCCGAATCGGCGCCAGAGGCATAAAATGCCTAGTTAACGCTAAAGCCGCCGAAAAGTGGACCATGGAACTCATCGAAAACATCAAGAATGGTGATACTCGCACATTTACCGATTACAAACTTGATGAAACCGTCAATGGCCAGGGCATGGGCCTCAATGACGTCGCGAGAGGCTCTTTAGGTCACTGGATCAACATTGAAAAAGGCAAGATCAAGAACTATCAGCAAGTTGTTCCTTCTACCTGGAATCTCGGACCAAGAGACGCAAAGGGTCAGAAGAGCGCTGTTGAAAATGCGCTAATAGGCACACCTGTCGCAGACCCCAAGAAACCTCTTGAAGTACTCAGGACAGTGCACTCTTTCGATCCTTGTATTGCATGCGCTGTTCATGTGATTGACCCGAAGACAAACGAGATCTACAAGTTTAAAGTGTCTTGA
- a CDS encoding DUF364 domain-containing protein, translating to MKILEALIDSLTGKDLPVRNVCCGAYWTAATTRRTGLASTYREQDFQHSDDHCMVQDSGRLTDKTAGELVEYARSSDTVSASIGMAAINSLIEVDEWRCVDRGAYEILAEKGRNLDVAVVGHFPFIPKLRDVVRNLWVIEKRPRPGDFSESEAAHILPKADIVSLTGTAFINHTIEDILGYCRDSYVVLTGPTSPLSPVLFDFGISAICGTQIVNVEDVERFVMQAAIFQQIRRQGVRLLTMMRDP from the coding sequence ATGAAAATCCTCGAAGCTCTAATTGATAGTCTGACCGGCAAAGATCTACCTGTGAGGAATGTCTGTTGCGGCGCATACTGGACAGCCGCCACCACTCGGCGAACCGGTCTCGCTTCGACTTATCGAGAACAGGACTTCCAGCATAGTGATGACCACTGCATGGTCCAAGACTCTGGGCGCCTCACGGACAAAACAGCCGGGGAGCTTGTTGAATACGCACGGTCCAGCGATACTGTGAGCGCCTCAATAGGCATGGCAGCGATCAACTCGTTGATCGAGGTTGATGAATGGCGCTGTGTAGATCGTGGAGCGTATGAAATCCTAGCCGAGAAAGGGCGAAACCTGGATGTTGCAGTGGTGGGACATTTTCCTTTCATCCCCAAATTGCGTGATGTAGTTCGAAATTTATGGGTGATAGAGAAAAGGCCTCGACCAGGTGATTTTTCAGAAAGTGAGGCTGCGCACATTCTGCCGAAAGCAGATATTGTCAGTCTCACCGGAACGGCTTTCATAAATCATACAATTGAAGACATTCTAGGTTATTGCAGGGACAGTTATGTGGTTCTTACCGGACCAACGTCACCCCTTTCTCCGGTCCTCTTCGACTTTGGTATCTCCGCTATTTGCGGGACTCAGATAGTAAATGTTGAAGATGTGGAGCGTTTCGTCATGCAGGCCGCAATCTTTCAGCAAATACGGCGGCAGGGTGTGCGACTGTTAACCATGATGCGTGATCCGTGA
- a CDS encoding methylenetetrahydrofolate reductase: MKITELFSNKTYVLTSEVGPVKGCVRDLGDGRVPQCLEEADLLRKHVHAINVTDNQSAVMRLGSLAASVKLKQSGIEPIYQITCRDRNRIALQSELLNACSLGIDNVLVLTGDHTTLGDHRSAKPVFDLDSVQLLKIATQMKNGHDMTGHELAQATDFALGAVVNPNFEPLDLQMIKMAKKIDAGAQFFQTQTVYDPGLFERFIRRTEGFGVPVQLGIVLIKSAKMAQFMNKNVAGITVPEGWVKRLEGAKKGGAKDLCVEMTSELLKEVAPMCQGVHFMPLGWSDIVPQIIKTSFNGNAPKI; encoded by the coding sequence ATGAAAATAACAGAACTCTTTTCCAACAAAACATATGTCCTCACCAGTGAAGTTGGTCCGGTAAAAGGATGCGTCAGAGATCTTGGGGACGGACGGGTCCCCCAGTGCCTCGAAGAAGCAGACCTCCTGCGAAAACATGTTCATGCGATCAATGTAACTGACAACCAGAGCGCTGTTATGCGTCTCGGATCACTGGCCGCTTCCGTAAAACTGAAGCAAAGTGGGATTGAACCCATCTATCAGATCACATGCCGGGATAGAAACCGCATAGCGCTCCAGTCTGAACTTCTCAACGCCTGTTCTCTTGGCATCGACAACGTGTTGGTCCTTACCGGTGATCATACCACTCTGGGTGATCATCGGTCCGCCAAGCCCGTATTTGATCTGGATTCTGTTCAACTCCTTAAAATTGCGACGCAGATGAAAAACGGTCACGACATGACGGGACACGAACTTGCCCAGGCCACTGACTTTGCTTTAGGCGCAGTCGTCAATCCTAATTTTGAGCCGCTTGATCTCCAAATGATCAAAATGGCCAAAAAGATAGATGCTGGGGCACAGTTCTTTCAAACACAAACAGTTTATGATCCGGGGCTCTTTGAGAGGTTCATTCGGAGAACCGAAGGCTTCGGGGTACCCGTCCAACTGGGAATTGTCCTGATCAAGTCTGCAAAGATGGCTCAGTTCATGAATAAAAACGTTGCGGGGATCACGGTTCCCGAAGGTTGGGTCAAGAGGCTTGAAGGCGCCAAGAAAGGAGGCGCCAAAGATCTCTGTGTCGAAATGACCTCCGAACTGCTCAAGGAGGTCGCTCCCATGTGTCAAGGAGTCCACTTCATGCCTCTTGGTTGGTCGGACATCGTCCCACAGATCATCAAGACGAGTTTCAATGGTAACGCGCCGAAGATTTGA
- a CDS encoding redoxin domain-containing protein produces the protein MELRSLQRRIEDIGALGASLAAVSSETPDDSISVVEKNELSFEVLSDVDNKVAREFGIVFRLPMDLLQFYTSYGVDLTPTGDGHFELPVPATYIIGKDRKILKAYVDIDYTKRLDPEEIIEALKSIRAV, from the coding sequence ATTGAGTTGCGGTCGTTGCAGCGCAGGATTGAGGATATAGGAGCACTAGGGGCGTCCCTAGCTGCTGTCTCTTCTGAAACACCGGATGATTCAATATCCGTAGTAGAGAAGAATGAATTGAGCTTTGAGGTTCTTAGTGATGTTGATAACAAAGTTGCCCGTGAGTTTGGGATAGTGTTTCGGCTACCAATGGATTTGTTACAGTTTTACACAAGTTATGGGGTTGATCTGACCCCTACCGGAGATGGTCACTTTGAACTTCCAGTTCCAGCGACCTACATTATCGGCAAGGACAGAAAGATTCTTAAAGCCTACGTTGACATCGATTATACCAAGCGGCTCGATCCTGAAGAGATCATTGAGGCGCTCAAATCAATACGAGCCGTTTAA